CTCCATTCAGGAGTAGGCGCTGATTGGTGCGGATTTCTAGCAGGACCATACTGCCTAGGCCTGTCAGGCTGAACTGTCCATGCAGTGCACCTCGGCTGACCTGAACCACGTCAAAGGATTTTCCGATCAGCATGAACAGCTGCTTCAGTTCGCTCGCAGAGTGAAATCCAGTTGTTATGTGCTGATCAATCTGATCACCATTTGATAGTTGTGAGAAGGTTCCAAGATGAGGTGAGCTGATGATGCTGGCAGCCACGATCGTTACTTAGACCTCCTCATTGTAAGCGAGTTTTTCTGCATCAATGATTTTGATGCATCGAGGGAATGTGCGTCTTGAAGGGGTAGGGATTCGTCTTTCTCAACTTCATTTTCGCTTACATCGTATGGATCATGTTTGCTTTCGAAAGTGTTTGCTTTGGTGATTCGCCAAAGTGATTTTGATAGGAAGCTGAAAAATGTCCTCGGCTTGAGAAGCCAAAATGACTTGCAATTTCTCCTACCTTATTTAGCTTTAGTTCCCTGCGTAGCTCTTTGGATCTGAGGAAATGGTTCACTTCCTCGAGGCGGATTAAGCGAAGCAGCTCCATTGGTCCCATTTGAAAGTTTTCTTTGCAACCTTGTATGAGAGTGCGCCTTGAGCTAAAGAGAATGTTGCTGACATCATCAAGCTTGAGCGGGTTTGTGCTGTTATCGAATCCCCAACTGATCAATTTGCAAACCAGTTGTTGGCGTGGTGCTAGTTCGAATGCCTTGAAGGATTGATTGTTTCTGCTTGAAAGCGCTTCCAGCATCAGCGCGAAGATCTCTCCTGTATGCAGTGAACGCAATTCTGGGTTGTTAGATGGGTTGTTTAAATGCCATAAAAGATTGTTTGCAATTGCAGAATAATGTGCTGGATTTAGCTGTAATGAATTGCTGGTATAGAGACTATCCCGTAATTCAAACGCTCCGCAGCATTCAAGAAATCTACAGAATTTTTTGGCTGAGGTGATGGCGATAACAGTTGTTGAGCTTGCTGTTAATTGGAAATGGCTTTCGTTGAGATCTAGTTTGAATCCATGTAGGGAATGGGCTTCAATGGATTGGCAGTAAACTTTGTGATCAGAATGGTTCCCACTCGTTTCTAAACTAAACGTTATGCAATCTTGTCCGCGTTCGCCGTTGAGTAAGAGCAGCTGATTGGTTTCAATACTAAAAATGCTGAGATCATTGAGGTGAACAACAGAGAAGTGGCCTTGAAGTTGACCGGTAGACAGCTGTAAAACATCAAATTGTTTGCCAAGCCTTAAGAGCACAGCGGCTAATTCGCTGGCGGAGTTAAATTTGGTACTCCAGCTAATGCTTTGCGATGAGCCGGGAGGGACAGAATATTGGCTGGTTATTGCGCTTGGCGTCTGCAACATGCTTGGCTCCTCACGCAATGGTGTGCAAATTATGCATAGTTTTTGCTAAAAATGGCAATAAGACTCCCTAAGTACTTTGTTGGGGACCATTGCGGTTTTGAAATGAGCCTTCATTCTGTCCCTGCGGGCTGCGGGTTTCTAGATTTGTTATGTCTGTGTCTCGCCTTTTCGATGTGCTGGTCGCTGGGGGATGCATTCGCCCCACCACGCTGCTTGCTGGGTTAAGGCATGGATCCGTGTCCCCAAGGCGTTTTCCCGTTGCGTTGTTGCTTACGGCCAGCGGCTTGGCGGTCGAGCCGTTTGCCTGGCTGCAAGCCCTGATCTATGGGCGCAGGATTCAGGCTTGCGCCTGCCCTGATAACCCAGTGGTGGTGATTGGTCACTGGCGCAGCGGCACCACCTATCTGCACCAGCTGTTGGCGGCTGATCCAGCTGCAGCCACCGCTCGCAACCACTTCACGATTGCGCCGCAGGCTGCCTTGGTGCTGAAACCGCTGCTCAAGCCCCTGTTGAAGTGGGGGATGACACAGCATCGCCCCATCGATGCTGTGCCCTGGGGAGCAGAGGATCCCCAGGAAGACGAGGTGGGGTTGGCCCGGCTCACCATGGACACCAACATGGCGGGCATTGCTTTTCCTCAGCACTACCCAACGCATTTCCGCCGCGCTGTGCTCAACAGCACGCCCGAGTTTGAGCAGACGTTGCTTCATTTCACTCGCCTTACCTGGTTGCATGAGGGAGCTGGTAAAAACCACCTGGTGATCAAAAATTCTGCGCATACCGCACGGGTTGCTTTGCTACTGCGTCTGTTTCCGCGGGCCCGGTTTGTCTATCTGTACCGGTGGCCGATCGATTCGATTCGTTCGCTTGCGCAGGTCAAGCAGCGGTTAGCTCAATTGGTAGGCCTGCAAGAGCCTCCATCCGGCATCCAGCAGGTGGAGGAAACAGCGGCGGCCCATGACCAATTGCAAGAGGCCTTTGCCCGCTCGCGGCATTTGATCCCAAAGGGGCAGCTGGTGGAGATCGCTTACGACGACTTGGTGCAGTCACCGCTGAATACGCTGCAGCGGATTTACAGCGCTCTTGAAATTGGAGGCTGGGACTTTGCGCGCGAGGCGATTGCGGCTCGCATTGCCAAGGGCAGGGCCTATCAAGCCGAACCTGTTGTCTTAGATCCGGAGGCTGAGCAACGCCTGCAGGAGTTGCTCAGCTGAGCCGGAAGTGTCTCTATGGCGGACCGGTTACTGACCGAAGGCCACCTGACAGGCTGCATTGAGCAATTGGGCCTCATTGGCATTGAGCGGTGCTCCGCCGTTGAGGGTGCCATCGCGGCAGTTGGCGTTGAAGCGCAGCGTGTCGTAACCGTTGTCGGCTTCAAAGCTCACCACATCCCCCGTGGCCGTCACGCTGGGGTAATACAGCGTGTAATCGGAGTTGGGAACGGCGATGTAGCTCACTTGGCTGGACTGAGCTGAATTCACCAGGCTGTTGATGGTGCCAAAGGTGGCCATCCCCGCGAGTCCCCAGGCGGCTGCTTGACCCGGGTACCAACCCCAGTTGTTGTAGTAAGACCCGCCATACCAGCCGTTGTTCCAGGGGCGATTGTTCGACCAGTTCGATCCGCTGTACCAACCGTTGCCGTAGCGATCCCAGTTGTTCACGGCATCGCGGCGGGTCTCGGAACGATTGTTCACCCGATCATTGCGGCCGCTCTGGCGTTGATCCGTGCGGCTCGTGCGTCCCTGCTGACGGGAATCAACGTTGTTGCTGCGCGAGTTTTGGCGTGTTCCCCGGTTGTCGGTGCGGCTGGTTTGACGCGTATCACGGGTGCCGCTGCGCGCGCTTTGCCGATTGCTGCTCGTGCTGCTGCGCGTGCTCTGGCGGCTACCGCTGTAGGAACTGAAACCGGTGCGGCCACTGCTGGAGCGACTGCTGGAGCGGGAACCACTGCTGCGTGAACTGCTGCGTGAACCACCACTTCTGGAGCCGCCACCACTTCTGGAGCCGCCGCCACCTCTGGAACCACCGCCTCTCGATCCACCGCCGCGTTGGCTGATCAGCAGCTCTTCTGTGGCAGACGTTTTCGTGGCAGACGTTGCTGGAGGCTCAACGCTGAGACCACGATTGGGCGCAAAGGCGGAGAGGGCTGCTGCCGGTTGCAGCATCAGCAAAACGCCGATCGCTCCTGCTAAGCCTGTCTTTCTGGCTTTGCTTGTCATTTTTGAATGGCCTCCATGAGGCGATCGCAGCCGTTGTCAAAGCAAGACACATCCACACGGCCGTTGCTTGCAAAGGCCAAACCGATGCGGGTGCGGCCTTGAATGGCATGACCGCCTTGGGTCAGCACATCGGCCAGAAAGGTGGGATTGTTCACGCAAAAGGCCTTGCTGTTGAAGCAAAGCTCCTCTGTTTTGAAATTGATCGAGGCGTTTTTGACCGAGGTCCAAGGCGCGCTGTTGCTCGCCCGCCCTTCGATGCGGACGTAGGGATCTTCAATCACGCGGTAACTCACCGTGCGTGAGCCAAAGCGATGGTGATATTCCGTGGTGTCATCCACATCAATGGCCTTCACCTGGCATGAAAAGTTGGGGGAGGTTGGGGTGCTGCAGGTGGTGTCGAGCACGTAAAGCTCCTCGGCAAATACCGCTGGAGCACCAAGGCCGCTGCAGAGCGCCAGCAGAGCTGTCAGCACCTTGCTTCGTTTGGAAACAAGCATGAAAAGGGTGAGTGCGCAGAGGGATATGACCTCCATCCCTTCAAGATGGCCACAGCGAGAGCGGTGTGGTGAAAATGTGCACCAATGGGATCAAGGAGCGTCGTCAACGCCTCCACGACATCCTGTTGGCCCTCCTGGCCCAACAGGGTGATTTAGAGCTGATGGATGTGGACAATCCCTCCGGATTGGTGGGTGGGGGCAGCCGCGATGCACCAGTGAATGCTGCCCGCTGGCTGGAGCGCAATCGCCGGGTGTTGCAGCGCTATCAAGCGCTGGTGCGTACGGCGGTCACGCTCGATGCCCTCCTTGATGCGGAAGATGGCATCGCTCAGGAACCCTCTTGATGCAGCAGTTGTTGCTCGCGGCCAATGATCAACAGCAGCAAGCTGATCGCAAACAGCAGCCCCGTGAGCACTGCTACAGCCAACATCGTTCCGGCTAGCCCCTGGGTGTAGGCCTCCCGCAGCAGGTGCAGCAGTTGATGAGACGCGGAACCATCAAGGGAGATCGGGCTATTGCGTAAAAACAAACGAATCTGTTCGTCGACTTGAGGCAGATGCTCCAAGCCAAGGCCTGCGGCTTGCATGCGGCTGTGCAGATCATGGAAGCCGAAGCCGCTGATCATGGTTCCGCTGGCGGCGAGCCCAAAAGCAAAGCCCAGCTGGCCGCTGGTGGTACGAAAGGCCAGCACCGATCCAAAGCAATCCTTTGGGGCTTCCTGGACAAATAAGGCGGATTGGGGCACTGCCACAAAGGCCAGGCCGAGGCCGGCCAGCATCAAGGCTGGCAGCAGCTGCCAATAGGGCGTTTGCACCTGCACGATGGCGAACAGGGCTAGGCCGAGCACCAGCGCCACACTGCCGCCCGCCATTAAGACCAAGGTGCGCCGGCCTGGGCCCATCCAGCGCCCGGCATAGATCCCGGCCACACCAAAGCAGATCAGGAAGGGCAGCTGAGCCATGGCCACCGCACTGGTGCTGTAGCCCTGGACCAGTTGCCAGAAGTTGCTGGTTTGCAGCTGCACCACGGCTTGGGCCACATTCCAGCCGATCCCGTTGATCACCGCGGCGGCAAAGAAACCGCGCAGGTAGAGCCGGGGCGGAAACATCGGTTTTCGGCTGCGTCGCTCCAGGAAGATGTGCAGCACGAACAAGAGCAGTCCACTGCTGGCCGGCAGCCAGAAGCTGGGGCTGCGCAGCCCTAGGGCTGCGTGGTTGATGCCAAATAGGAACAGCACCATCGCAAGTGCGATGCTCCCAAGGCCAGGGAGGTCGGGCTTGAGGGAGCGATTGCCTGGAATCGTTGGCAGCAATGCGGGTAAGAGCAGCAGGCTGGCGCTGCAAATCATTGGCACCAACAAAAAAGACAGGCGCCAATGGATCGTGGCCATCCAGCCACCAAGCAGGGAGCCGCTGATGAAGCCCACCACGATCAGCAGGTTCCAGAGGCCGAGGGCGGCGCTCACGCCAGCGGTTGGCGTCACGAAGCGCACGCTGGCAAAGGTGCTGGTGAGCACTGAGCCGAGGGCGATGCCGGTGAGGGCACGGCCGAGTAGGAACAGCCCTGCCTCGCCCGCCAGCATTGAAAGAAGATTCCCCACCACCGCGAGCAGCAGGGAGGCCGCCAGCACCCTTCGCCGGCCAAAACGGTCGCCGAAAAAGCCCATCGCCAGCACCGATGCGGCTTGGGCCAGGGTCGACACGCTGGCGCCGAGGGCCAAGACAGCGCCATGCATCTGCAGGGCATCGCTGGCTTTCACCAAGGCGATATTGGCCACGCTGGGGTCGATCAGCTGCAGGCTGGCGAGGATGCCCAGATAGGGGATGCAAGCCAGTGATTGCAATTCCCTTAAACTTCCTACTCTCACTGGGTTTTCACGCGTTCTTCATCAGGTCTTGGTCAACGGCCAAAGGGGCTGGCTATTGCTGCCGATGACCCTTTGACGGATGCAGGGGTGAAGGGTTCAGGCGTCTTGCTCCTAGCAAGGCCCTGGCTCTTCTGGCCAGCTCTGGCAATCTGGGTCCACTTTCGGCCTCTGCATGGCACCGCTCGGACTGTCCGCATTGCGTTCACGGCTGAGCCGCGGCTCATCAGGGAAGGGTTGGCAACCACCAGAAGCCAGCTGGAGCCGCTCCTTTGGTTTGGGCTGGTCGTCTCCGTTCACGGTGCGCTACGCCAGCAATCTCGACGACGGTCCCTGGCATGGGATGCCCCTAGGGGGCTTTGGAGCCGGTTGCATTGGCCGCAGCTCCCGTGGCGATTTCAACCTTTGGCACCTCGATGGCGGTGAGCATTGGTACGGCAGCATCCCTGATTGCCAATTTGCGCTCTGGGAACAGCAAGGCGATCAGGTGCGCGTGCATGCCTTGGCCACAGAACCAAAGCGTGATCACTCCAGGCCGGAGTCAGGCAAGCCGCTGAGCAGCTGGCAGTGGTATCCCGCCAGCACGGAGGAGAGCAGCACCGGCACCTATGCCGCTCGCTATCCCCTGAGTTGGAACCACTACGAAGGGGTGTTTCGTGCCCAGGTGAGTTGTGAGGCGTTCAGCCCGATCCTTCCGGGTGATTACCAACGCAGCAGTTATCCGGTGGCGGTGTTCCGCTGGACGATCAGCAACCCCACCAACAAGCCCTTAGAGCTGTCGTTGCTGCTGAGTTGGCGCAACACGGTGGGTTGGTTCACCAATACTGATGCCTCGGCGGAGGTGCACTTCCGTGATGACGGCAGCCCCGAGCACAACTACGCCCCAGCGATTGGAGCTGGCGAGGGCCAGAGCAACCGCTGGATCGATGCCGATGGCCTAAGCGGGGTGCTGCTCGATGGCAAGCGCTCAACGCCGTTGGCGGAAGGGGAAGGGCAGTGGTGTCTGGCCCTGCCAGACAGGCTGGAGGGTGTGGAGCTGATGCGCTGCAGCCGCTGGGATCCCAGTGGTGATGGCGCCGAGCTCTGGCAGCCGTTTGCCACGGATGGGGTGATCCCCAACAGCAATAACGATCGCGCCAGTCGTAAGGGCGAACACGCCAGTGCGGCGATCGCCGTGAAATTCACCCTGGCGCCGGGTGAAACCCGAGAGATTCCGGTGGCGATCAGCTGGGATCTGCCGGTCACGAGCTTTGCGACGGGCGTGCGCGACCTGCGCCGCTACAGCGATTTTTATGGCGCCGATGGTTGCCAGGCGGCGGCGATTGCGGCAGAAGCACTGCGCGATTGGACGTCTTGGCACGAGCAAATCGAAGCTTGGCAAGCGCCGGTGTTGGCGCGTAAGGAGCTCCCCGAGGAGCTGCGCATGGCGCTGTTCAACGAGCTCTACGACCTCGCCAGTGGCGGCAGCCTCTGGACGGCCGCCACCTCCAAGGATCCCTACGGCCGCTTCGGGGTGCTGGAGTGCCTCGACTACGCCTGGTACGAAAGCCTTGATGTGCGTTTGTACGGTTCCTTTGCCCTGCTCCAGCTCTGGCCGGAGCTGGATAAGGCGGTGATTCGCAGCTTTGCCCGAGCGATTCCGGCGGCCGATGCCACCCAACGGCCGATCGGTTGGTATTTCACCCAAGGCCGCGGCCGGGTGGAGGCGGACCGCAAGGTGAAAGGGGCCACACCTCATGATTTGGGGGCACCAAATGAGGTGCCGTTTGATGCCACCAACTACACCGCCTATCAGGACTGCAATCTCTGGAAAGATCTCGCCAGTGACTACGTGCTGCAGGTGTGGCGCACGTTCAAATTGGCTCCCACCGGAGAAGACCTCAGTTTTCTGGCGGAGTGCTGGCCTGCGGCAGTGCAGGCCCTGCACTACCTCAAGCAATTTGATGTGAATGACGATGGCCTGCCCGATAACGGCGGGGCGCCGGATCAAACCTTTGATGATTGGCCGCTCAAGGGGGTGAGTGCCTATTGCGGTGCGCTCTGGATTGCGGCCCTGGAAGCTGCGTTAGCGATGGCGCAACGGCTGCAGCTGGAGTTGGGATTGGAGACCGGCGATGAGCAGCACACCTTTAGTGGTTGGCTGGAGCAATCCCGCGCCAATTTTGATGCGCTGCTGTGGAACGGCGAGTACTACGACATCGATGCCGAAAGCGGCACGCCGGTGGTGATGGCCGATCAGCTTTGCGGTGATTTCTATGCGCGTTTGCTGGAGTTACCGCCGGTGGTGAGTGAGGCCAACAGCCGCAGCACCTTGAAGGCGGTAAAGGAAGCCTGCTTTGACAACTTTGCTGGTGGATCGCTCGGGGTGGCCAATGGCTTGCGCCGTGATGGCACGCCCTTGGATCCAAATGGCACCCATCCTTTGGAGGTGTGGACGGGGATCAACTTTGGAATTGCCAGCTATTACCGCTTGATGGGTGAAAGCAAAACCGCAGAAGCGATCTGCTCCGCGGTGGTGACCCAGGTGTATTCAGGCGGATTGCAATTCCGCACCCCGGAAGCGATCACGGCCGTGAATACCTTCCGGGCTT
This portion of the Synechococcus sp. ROS8604 genome encodes:
- a CDS encoding MFS transporter, which gives rise to MQSLACIPYLGILASLQLIDPSVANIALVKASDALQMHGAVLALGASVSTLAQAASVLAMGFFGDRFGRRRVLAASLLLAVVGNLLSMLAGEAGLFLLGRALTGIALGSVLTSTFASVRFVTPTAGVSAALGLWNLLIVVGFISGSLLGGWMATIHWRLSFLLVPMICSASLLLLPALLPTIPGNRSLKPDLPGLGSIALAMVLFLFGINHAALGLRSPSFWLPASSGLLLFVLHIFLERRSRKPMFPPRLYLRGFFAAAVINGIGWNVAQAVVQLQTSNFWQLVQGYSTSAVAMAQLPFLICFGVAGIYAGRWMGPGRRTLVLMAGGSVALVLGLALFAIVQVQTPYWQLLPALMLAGLGLAFVAVPQSALFVQEAPKDCFGSVLAFRTTSGQLGFAFGLAASGTMISGFGFHDLHSRMQAAGLGLEHLPQVDEQIRLFLRNSPISLDGSASHQLLHLLREAYTQGLAGTMLAVAVLTGLLFAISLLLLIIGREQQLLHQEGS
- a CDS encoding GH116 family glycosyl hydrolase, translated to MAPLGLSALRSRLSRGSSGKGWQPPEASWSRSFGLGWSSPFTVRYASNLDDGPWHGMPLGGFGAGCIGRSSRGDFNLWHLDGGEHWYGSIPDCQFALWEQQGDQVRVHALATEPKRDHSRPESGKPLSSWQWYPASTEESSTGTYAARYPLSWNHYEGVFRAQVSCEAFSPILPGDYQRSSYPVAVFRWTISNPTNKPLELSLLLSWRNTVGWFTNTDASAEVHFRDDGSPEHNYAPAIGAGEGQSNRWIDADGLSGVLLDGKRSTPLAEGEGQWCLALPDRLEGVELMRCSRWDPSGDGAELWQPFATDGVIPNSNNDRASRKGEHASAAIAVKFTLAPGETREIPVAISWDLPVTSFATGVRDLRRYSDFYGADGCQAAAIAAEALRDWTSWHEQIEAWQAPVLARKELPEELRMALFNELYDLASGGSLWTAATSKDPYGRFGVLECLDYAWYESLDVRLYGSFALLQLWPELDKAVIRSFARAIPAADATQRPIGWYFTQGRGRVEADRKVKGATPHDLGAPNEVPFDATNYTAYQDCNLWKDLASDYVLQVWRTFKLAPTGEDLSFLAECWPAAVQALHYLKQFDVNDDGLPDNGGAPDQTFDDWPLKGVSAYCGALWIAALEAALAMAQRLQLELGLETGDEQHTFSGWLEQSRANFDALLWNGEYYDIDAESGTPVVMADQLCGDFYARLLELPPVVSEANSRSTLKAVKEACFDNFAGGSLGVANGLRRDGTPLDPNGTHPLEVWTGINFGIASYYRLMGESKTAEAICSAVVTQVYSGGLQFRTPEAITAVNTFRACHYLRAMAIWGLWATHTDWEPIPGSQRG
- a CDS encoding AraC family transcriptional regulator, encoding MLQTPSAITSQYSVPPGSSQSISWSTKFNSASELAAVLLRLGKQFDVLQLSTGQLQGHFSVVHLNDLSIFSIETNQLLLLNGERGQDCITFSLETSGNHSDHKVYCQSIEAHSLHGFKLDLNESHFQLTASSTTVIAITSAKKFCRFLECCGAFELRDSLYTSNSLQLNPAHYSAIANNLLWHLNNPSNNPELRSLHTGEIFALMLEALSSRNNQSFKAFELAPRQQLVCKLISWGFDNSTNPLKLDDVSNILFSSRRTLIQGCKENFQMGPMELLRLIRLEEVNHFLRSKELRRELKLNKVGEIASHFGFSSRGHFSASYQNHFGESPKQTLSKANMIHTM
- a CDS encoding sulfotransferase, coding for MSVSRLFDVLVAGGCIRPTTLLAGLRHGSVSPRRFPVALLLTASGLAVEPFAWLQALIYGRRIQACACPDNPVVVIGHWRSGTTYLHQLLAADPAAATARNHFTIAPQAALVLKPLLKPLLKWGMTQHRPIDAVPWGAEDPQEDEVGLARLTMDTNMAGIAFPQHYPTHFRRAVLNSTPEFEQTLLHFTRLTWLHEGAGKNHLVIKNSAHTARVALLLRLFPRARFVYLYRWPIDSIRSLAQVKQRLAQLVGLQEPPSGIQQVEETAAAHDQLQEAFARSRHLIPKGQLVEIAYDDLVQSPLNTLQRIYSALEIGGWDFAREAIAARIAKGRAYQAEPVVLDPEAEQRLQELLS